In a genomic window of Ipomoea triloba cultivar NCNSP0323 chromosome 3, ASM357664v1:
- the LOC116012743 gene encoding probable galacturonosyltransferase 13 isoform X1, protein MQLHFSPSMRSITISSSNNGGLGDLMKIKVAARHISYRTLFHTVLILAFLLPFVFILTAVVTLEGVNKCSSFDCLGRRLGPKLLGRADDSGQRLVKDFVKILNQVNSEELPAGLKLPESYNHLVSEMKNNKHNAKEFALMVKGMMERFEREIRESKFAELTNKHFAASSIPKGIHCLSLRLTDEYSSNAHARKQLPSPELLPSLSDNSLHHFVLSTDNILAASVVVNSAVQSSLKPEKIVFHVITDKKTYAGMHSWFALNPVSPAIVEVKSVHQFDWLTRENVPVLEAVETHNGIRNYYHGNHVAGANLSDTTPRSFASKLQARSPKYISLLNHLRIYLPELFPNLDKVVFLDDDVVIQRDLSPLWDIDLNGKVNGAVETCKGEDDWVMSKRFRTYFNFSHPLIAKNLNPDECAWAYGMNIFDLRAWRKTDIRDTYHAWLKENLKSNLTLWKLGTLPPALIAFKGHVHPIDPSWHMLGLGYQNKTNIENAKKAAVIHYNGQSKPWLEIGFEHLRPFWTKYVNYTNDFVRNCHILE, encoded by the exons ATGCAGCTGCACTTCTCTCCTAGCATGAGAAGTATAACGATATCGAGCAGCAACAATGGAGGGTTGGGTGATTTGATGAAGATCAAGGTCGCAGCTCGCCACATTTCTTACCGAACACTCTTTCATACGGTCCTTATCCTTGCTTTCTTGTTGCCTTTTGTCTTCATCCTCACGGCTGTTGTTACACTTGAAGGTGTCAACAAGTGCTCCTCGTTTG ATTGTTTAGGCAGGCGATTGGGACCAAAGCTTCTTGGAAGGGCTGATGATTCAGGG CAGAGGCTTGTGAAGGATTTTGTTAAGATCCTTAATCAAGTGAACTCTGAGGAATTGCCTGCTGGCTTAAAGCTCCCCGAGTCATATaatcatcttgtttctgaaatgaaaaataataaacacaATGCAAAAGAGTTTGCTTTGATGGTTAAGGGAATG ATGGAGAGATTTGAAAGGGAGATCAGGGAATCTAAATTTGCAGAACTGACAAATAAACACTTTGCTGCAAGTTCAATACCTAAGGGAATTCATTGTCTCTCCTTACGGTTGACTGATGAGTATTCCTCCAATGCTCATGCGCGCAAGCAGTTGCCTTCACCAGAACTACTTCCTTCGCTTTCTGACAACTCATTACACCATTTTGTACTGTCAACTGATAACATCCTAGCTGCTTCCGTGGTGGTCAATTCTGCTGTCCAGTCCTCTCTTAAGCCTGAAAAGATTGTTTTCCATGTCATCACAGACAAGAAAACATATGCTGGTATGCACTCATGGTTTGCTCTGAATCCAGTCTCTCCGGCTATTGTTGAAGTAAAAAGTGTTCACCAGTTCGACTGGTTGACAAGGGAGAATGTTCCCGTGCTTGAAGCTGTGGAGACCCATAATGGAATTCGTAATTACTACCATGGGAATCATGTTGCAGGGGCCAATCTGAGTGATACTACTCCTCGCTCCTTTGCCTCAAAATTGCAGGCTAGAAGTCCTAAATATATCTCCTTGCTAAATCATCTTCGTATATATCTGCCTGAG CTTTTTCCAAACCTGGACAAAGTGGTTTTCTTAGATGATGATGTTGTAATCCAGCGTGACTTGTCCCCACTCTGGGACATTGACCTCAATGGAAAGGTTAATGGGGCTGTAGAGACCTGTAAAGGTGAAGATGATTGGGTAATGTCTAAGCGATTCAGAACATACTTCAATTTTTCTCATCCTCTCATAGCTAAAAACTTGAACCCTGATGAGTGTGCCTGGGCTTATGGGATGAACATTTTTGACTTGCGTGCATGGAGAAAGACGGATATAAGAGACACATATCATGCATGGCTCAAAGAG AATTTGAAGTCAAACTTGACATTGTGGAAGCTTGGAACACTGCCTCCTGCCCTTATTGCATTCAAGGGTCATGTCCACCCAATTGATCCCTCTTGGCACATGCTTGGATTGGGCTACCAGAATAAAACCAATATAGAGAATGCCAAGAAAGCTGCAGTTATTCATTACAATGGCCAGTCTAAGCCGTGGTTGGAGATAGGGTTTGAACATCTCCGACCATTTTGGACAAAATATGTGAACTACACCAATGATTTTGTTAGGAATTGCCACATCTTGGAGTAG
- the LOC116012743 gene encoding probable galacturonosyltransferase 13 isoform X2: MQLHFSPSMRSITISSSNNGGLGDLMKIKVAARHISYRTLFHTVLILAFLLPFVFILTAVVTLEGVNKCSSFDCLGRRLGPKLLGRADDSGRLVKDFVKILNQVNSEELPAGLKLPESYNHLVSEMKNNKHNAKEFALMVKGMMERFEREIRESKFAELTNKHFAASSIPKGIHCLSLRLTDEYSSNAHARKQLPSPELLPSLSDNSLHHFVLSTDNILAASVVVNSAVQSSLKPEKIVFHVITDKKTYAGMHSWFALNPVSPAIVEVKSVHQFDWLTRENVPVLEAVETHNGIRNYYHGNHVAGANLSDTTPRSFASKLQARSPKYISLLNHLRIYLPELFPNLDKVVFLDDDVVIQRDLSPLWDIDLNGKVNGAVETCKGEDDWVMSKRFRTYFNFSHPLIAKNLNPDECAWAYGMNIFDLRAWRKTDIRDTYHAWLKENLKSNLTLWKLGTLPPALIAFKGHVHPIDPSWHMLGLGYQNKTNIENAKKAAVIHYNGQSKPWLEIGFEHLRPFWTKYVNYTNDFVRNCHILE, translated from the exons ATGCAGCTGCACTTCTCTCCTAGCATGAGAAGTATAACGATATCGAGCAGCAACAATGGAGGGTTGGGTGATTTGATGAAGATCAAGGTCGCAGCTCGCCACATTTCTTACCGAACACTCTTTCATACGGTCCTTATCCTTGCTTTCTTGTTGCCTTTTGTCTTCATCCTCACGGCTGTTGTTACACTTGAAGGTGTCAACAAGTGCTCCTCGTTTG ATTGTTTAGGCAGGCGATTGGGACCAAAGCTTCTTGGAAGGGCTGATGATTCAGGG AGGCTTGTGAAGGATTTTGTTAAGATCCTTAATCAAGTGAACTCTGAGGAATTGCCTGCTGGCTTAAAGCTCCCCGAGTCATATaatcatcttgtttctgaaatgaaaaataataaacacaATGCAAAAGAGTTTGCTTTGATGGTTAAGGGAATG ATGGAGAGATTTGAAAGGGAGATCAGGGAATCTAAATTTGCAGAACTGACAAATAAACACTTTGCTGCAAGTTCAATACCTAAGGGAATTCATTGTCTCTCCTTACGGTTGACTGATGAGTATTCCTCCAATGCTCATGCGCGCAAGCAGTTGCCTTCACCAGAACTACTTCCTTCGCTTTCTGACAACTCATTACACCATTTTGTACTGTCAACTGATAACATCCTAGCTGCTTCCGTGGTGGTCAATTCTGCTGTCCAGTCCTCTCTTAAGCCTGAAAAGATTGTTTTCCATGTCATCACAGACAAGAAAACATATGCTGGTATGCACTCATGGTTTGCTCTGAATCCAGTCTCTCCGGCTATTGTTGAAGTAAAAAGTGTTCACCAGTTCGACTGGTTGACAAGGGAGAATGTTCCCGTGCTTGAAGCTGTGGAGACCCATAATGGAATTCGTAATTACTACCATGGGAATCATGTTGCAGGGGCCAATCTGAGTGATACTACTCCTCGCTCCTTTGCCTCAAAATTGCAGGCTAGAAGTCCTAAATATATCTCCTTGCTAAATCATCTTCGTATATATCTGCCTGAG CTTTTTCCAAACCTGGACAAAGTGGTTTTCTTAGATGATGATGTTGTAATCCAGCGTGACTTGTCCCCACTCTGGGACATTGACCTCAATGGAAAGGTTAATGGGGCTGTAGAGACCTGTAAAGGTGAAGATGATTGGGTAATGTCTAAGCGATTCAGAACATACTTCAATTTTTCTCATCCTCTCATAGCTAAAAACTTGAACCCTGATGAGTGTGCCTGGGCTTATGGGATGAACATTTTTGACTTGCGTGCATGGAGAAAGACGGATATAAGAGACACATATCATGCATGGCTCAAAGAG AATTTGAAGTCAAACTTGACATTGTGGAAGCTTGGAACACTGCCTCCTGCCCTTATTGCATTCAAGGGTCATGTCCACCCAATTGATCCCTCTTGGCACATGCTTGGATTGGGCTACCAGAATAAAACCAATATAGAGAATGCCAAGAAAGCTGCAGTTATTCATTACAATGGCCAGTCTAAGCCGTGGTTGGAGATAGGGTTTGAACATCTCCGACCATTTTGGACAAAATATGTGAACTACACCAATGATTTTGTTAGGAATTGCCACATCTTGGAGTAG